A stretch of the Leopardus geoffroyi isolate Oge1 chromosome B2, O.geoffroyi_Oge1_pat1.0, whole genome shotgun sequence genome encodes the following:
- the LOC123608463 gene encoding mitochondrial uncoupling protein 4 isoform X6: protein MSVPEDEERLLPLAQRWPRASKFLLSGCAATVAELATFPLDLTKTRLQMQGEAALARLGDGARESAPYRGMVRTALGIVQEEGFLKLWQGVTPAIYRHVVYSGGRMVTYEHLREVVFGKSEDKHYPLWKSVIGGMMAGVVGQFLANPTDLVKVQMQMEGKRKLEGKPLRFRGVHHAFAKILSEGGIRGLWAGWVPNIQRAALVNMGDLTTYDTVKHYLVLNTPLEDNITTHGLSSLCSGLVASILGTPADVIKSRIMNQPRDKQGRGLLYKSSTDCLIQAVQGEGFMSLYKGFLPSWLRMEDTVLHRDCDL from the exons ATGTCGGTTCCAGAGGATGAGGAGAGGCTTTTGCCGCTCGCCCAGAGATGGCCCCGGGCGAGCAAGTTCCTTCTGTCGGGCTGCGCGGCTACCGTGGCCGAGCTAG cAACCTTTCCCCTCGATCTCACAAAAACTCGACTCCAAATGCAAGGAGAAGCGGCTCTTGCTCGGTTGGGAGACGGTGCAAGAGAGTCGGCTCCCTATAGGGGCATGGTGCGCACAGCCCTAGGGATTGTTCAAGAAGAAGGCTTCCTAAAGCTTTGGCAAGGAGTGACACCTGCCATTTACAGACACGTAG TGTACTCTGGAGGGCGCATGGTCACTTATGAACATCTCCGTGAAGTTGTGTTTGGCAAAAGTGAAGATAAGCATTATCCTCTTTG GAAGTCAGTGATTGGAGGTATGATGGCTGGTGTTGTTGGCCAATTTTTAGCCAACCCAACTGATCTAGTGAAGGTTCAGatgcaaatggaaggaaaaaggaaacttgaAGGGAAGCCTTTGCG atttcGTGGTGTGCATCATGCATTTGCAAAAATCTTATCTGAAGGAGGAATACGTGGGCTTTGGGCAGGCTGGGTACCCAATATACAAAGAGCAGCACTGGTGAATATGGGAG ATTTAACCACTTATGATACAGTGAAACACTATTTGGTACTGAATACACCACTTGAGGACAATATCACGACTCATGGTTTATCAAG TTTATGTTCTGGACTGGTAGCTTCTATTCTGGGAACACCTGCTGATGTCATCAAAAGCCGAATAATGAATCAACCACGAGATAAACAAGGAAG ggGACTTTTGTATAAATCATCAACTGACTGCTTGATTCAGGCTGTTCAAGGAGAAGGATTCATGAGTCTATATAAAGGCTTTTTACCGTCTTGGCTGAGAATG GAAGACACTGTACTCCACAGAGACTGTGATTTATAG
- the LOC123608463 gene encoding mitochondrial uncoupling protein 4 isoform X3: MSVPEDEERLLPLAQRWPRASKFLLSGCAATVAELATFPLDLTKTRLQMQGEAALARLGDGARESAPYRGMVRTALGIVQEEGFLKLWQGVTPAIYRHVVYSGGRMVTYEHLREVVFGKSEDKHYPLWKSVIGGMMAGVVGQFLANPTDLVKVQMQMEGKRKLEGKPLRFRGVHHAFAKILSEGGIRGLWAGWVPNIQRAALVNMGDLTTYDTVKHYLVLNTPLEDNITTHGLSSLCSGLVASILGTPADVIKSRIMNQPRDKQGRGLLYKSSTDCLIQAVQGEGFMSLYKGFLPSWLRMQSGWITQGHPVRPSTEFSRRLNPEHFPWARRFDL, from the exons ATGTCGGTTCCAGAGGATGAGGAGAGGCTTTTGCCGCTCGCCCAGAGATGGCCCCGGGCGAGCAAGTTCCTTCTGTCGGGCTGCGCGGCTACCGTGGCCGAGCTAG cAACCTTTCCCCTCGATCTCACAAAAACTCGACTCCAAATGCAAGGAGAAGCGGCTCTTGCTCGGTTGGGAGACGGTGCAAGAGAGTCGGCTCCCTATAGGGGCATGGTGCGCACAGCCCTAGGGATTGTTCAAGAAGAAGGCTTCCTAAAGCTTTGGCAAGGAGTGACACCTGCCATTTACAGACACGTAG TGTACTCTGGAGGGCGCATGGTCACTTATGAACATCTCCGTGAAGTTGTGTTTGGCAAAAGTGAAGATAAGCATTATCCTCTTTG GAAGTCAGTGATTGGAGGTATGATGGCTGGTGTTGTTGGCCAATTTTTAGCCAACCCAACTGATCTAGTGAAGGTTCAGatgcaaatggaaggaaaaaggaaacttgaAGGGAAGCCTTTGCG atttcGTGGTGTGCATCATGCATTTGCAAAAATCTTATCTGAAGGAGGAATACGTGGGCTTTGGGCAGGCTGGGTACCCAATATACAAAGAGCAGCACTGGTGAATATGGGAG ATTTAACCACTTATGATACAGTGAAACACTATTTGGTACTGAATACACCACTTGAGGACAATATCACGACTCATGGTTTATCAAG TTTATGTTCTGGACTGGTAGCTTCTATTCTGGGAACACCTGCTGATGTCATCAAAAGCCGAATAATGAATCAACCACGAGATAAACAAGGAAG ggGACTTTTGTATAAATCATCAACTGACTGCTTGATTCAGGCTGTTCAAGGAGAAGGATTCATGAGTCTATATAAAGGCTTTTTACCGTCTTGGCTGAGAATG CAATCTGGTTGGATTACACAAGGCCACCCAGTGAGACCCAGTACAGAATTTTCAAGAAGATTGAATCCCGAGCACTTCCCTTGGGCCAGAAGATTTGACCTTTGA
- the LOC123608463 gene encoding mitochondrial uncoupling protein 4 isoform X7: MSVPEDEERLLPLAQRWPRASKFLLSGCAATVAELATFPLDLTKTRLQMQGEAALARLGDGARESAPYRGMVRTALGIVQEEGFLKLWQGVTPAIYRHVVYSGGRMVTYEHLREVVFGKSEDKHYPLWKSVIGGMMAGVVGQFLANPTDLVKVQMQMEGKRKLEGKPLRFRGVHHAFAKILSEGGIRGLWAGWVPNIQRAALVNMGDLTTYDTVKHYLVLNTPLEDNITTHGLSSLCSGLVASILGTPADVIKSRIMNQPRDKQGRVYENILC; this comes from the exons ATGTCGGTTCCAGAGGATGAGGAGAGGCTTTTGCCGCTCGCCCAGAGATGGCCCCGGGCGAGCAAGTTCCTTCTGTCGGGCTGCGCGGCTACCGTGGCCGAGCTAG cAACCTTTCCCCTCGATCTCACAAAAACTCGACTCCAAATGCAAGGAGAAGCGGCTCTTGCTCGGTTGGGAGACGGTGCAAGAGAGTCGGCTCCCTATAGGGGCATGGTGCGCACAGCCCTAGGGATTGTTCAAGAAGAAGGCTTCCTAAAGCTTTGGCAAGGAGTGACACCTGCCATTTACAGACACGTAG TGTACTCTGGAGGGCGCATGGTCACTTATGAACATCTCCGTGAAGTTGTGTTTGGCAAAAGTGAAGATAAGCATTATCCTCTTTG GAAGTCAGTGATTGGAGGTATGATGGCTGGTGTTGTTGGCCAATTTTTAGCCAACCCAACTGATCTAGTGAAGGTTCAGatgcaaatggaaggaaaaaggaaacttgaAGGGAAGCCTTTGCG atttcGTGGTGTGCATCATGCATTTGCAAAAATCTTATCTGAAGGAGGAATACGTGGGCTTTGGGCAGGCTGGGTACCCAATATACAAAGAGCAGCACTGGTGAATATGGGAG ATTTAACCACTTATGATACAGTGAAACACTATTTGGTACTGAATACACCACTTGAGGACAATATCACGACTCATGGTTTATCAAG TTTATGTTCTGGACTGGTAGCTTCTATTCTGGGAACACCTGCTGATGTCATCAAAAGCCGAATAATGAATCAACCACGAGATAAACAAGGAAG agTTTATGAAAATATACTCTGCTGA
- the LOC123608463 gene encoding mitochondrial uncoupling protein 4 isoform X5, whose product MSVPEDEERLLPLAQRWPRASKFLLSGCAATVAELATFPLDLTKTRLQMQGEAALARLGDGARESAPYRGMVRTALGIVQEEGFLKLWQGVTPAIYRHVVYSGGRMVTYEHLREVVFGKSEDKHYPLWKSVIGGMMAGVVGQFLANPTDLVKVQMQMEGKRKLEGKPLRFRGVHHAFAKILSEGGIRGLWAGWVPNIQRAALVNMGDLTTYDTVKHYLVLNTPLEDNITTHGLSSLCSGLVASILGTPADVIKSRIMNQPRDKQGRGLLYKSSTDCLIQAVQGEGFMSLYKGFLPSWLRMAAVIVNSSRSHFEGLIKADEEA is encoded by the exons ATGTCGGTTCCAGAGGATGAGGAGAGGCTTTTGCCGCTCGCCCAGAGATGGCCCCGGGCGAGCAAGTTCCTTCTGTCGGGCTGCGCGGCTACCGTGGCCGAGCTAG cAACCTTTCCCCTCGATCTCACAAAAACTCGACTCCAAATGCAAGGAGAAGCGGCTCTTGCTCGGTTGGGAGACGGTGCAAGAGAGTCGGCTCCCTATAGGGGCATGGTGCGCACAGCCCTAGGGATTGTTCAAGAAGAAGGCTTCCTAAAGCTTTGGCAAGGAGTGACACCTGCCATTTACAGACACGTAG TGTACTCTGGAGGGCGCATGGTCACTTATGAACATCTCCGTGAAGTTGTGTTTGGCAAAAGTGAAGATAAGCATTATCCTCTTTG GAAGTCAGTGATTGGAGGTATGATGGCTGGTGTTGTTGGCCAATTTTTAGCCAACCCAACTGATCTAGTGAAGGTTCAGatgcaaatggaaggaaaaaggaaacttgaAGGGAAGCCTTTGCG atttcGTGGTGTGCATCATGCATTTGCAAAAATCTTATCTGAAGGAGGAATACGTGGGCTTTGGGCAGGCTGGGTACCCAATATACAAAGAGCAGCACTGGTGAATATGGGAG ATTTAACCACTTATGATACAGTGAAACACTATTTGGTACTGAATACACCACTTGAGGACAATATCACGACTCATGGTTTATCAAG TTTATGTTCTGGACTGGTAGCTTCTATTCTGGGAACACCTGCTGATGTCATCAAAAGCCGAATAATGAATCAACCACGAGATAAACAAGGAAG ggGACTTTTGTATAAATCATCAACTGACTGCTTGATTCAGGCTGTTCAAGGAGAAGGATTCATGAGTCTATATAAAGGCTTTTTACCGTCTTGGCTGAGAATG
- the LOC123608463 gene encoding mitochondrial uncoupling protein 4 isoform X4 — translation MSVPEDEERLLPLAQRWPRASKFLLSGCAATVAELATFPLDLTKTRLQMQGEAALARLGDGARESAPYRGMVRTALGIVQEEGFLKLWQGVTPAIYRHVVYSGGRMVTYEHLREVVFGKSEDKHYPLWKSVIGGMMAGVVGQFLANPTDLVKVQMQMEGKRKLEGKPLRFRGVHHAFAKILSEGGIRGLWAGWVPNIQRAALVNMGDLTTYDTVKHYLVLNTPLEDNITTHGLSSLCSGLVASILGTPADVIKSRIMNQPRDKQGRGLLYKSSTDCLIQAVQGEGFMSLYKGFLPSWLRMTPWSLVFWLTYEKIREMSGVSPF, via the exons ATGTCGGTTCCAGAGGATGAGGAGAGGCTTTTGCCGCTCGCCCAGAGATGGCCCCGGGCGAGCAAGTTCCTTCTGTCGGGCTGCGCGGCTACCGTGGCCGAGCTAG cAACCTTTCCCCTCGATCTCACAAAAACTCGACTCCAAATGCAAGGAGAAGCGGCTCTTGCTCGGTTGGGAGACGGTGCAAGAGAGTCGGCTCCCTATAGGGGCATGGTGCGCACAGCCCTAGGGATTGTTCAAGAAGAAGGCTTCCTAAAGCTTTGGCAAGGAGTGACACCTGCCATTTACAGACACGTAG TGTACTCTGGAGGGCGCATGGTCACTTATGAACATCTCCGTGAAGTTGTGTTTGGCAAAAGTGAAGATAAGCATTATCCTCTTTG GAAGTCAGTGATTGGAGGTATGATGGCTGGTGTTGTTGGCCAATTTTTAGCCAACCCAACTGATCTAGTGAAGGTTCAGatgcaaatggaaggaaaaaggaaacttgaAGGGAAGCCTTTGCG atttcGTGGTGTGCATCATGCATTTGCAAAAATCTTATCTGAAGGAGGAATACGTGGGCTTTGGGCAGGCTGGGTACCCAATATACAAAGAGCAGCACTGGTGAATATGGGAG ATTTAACCACTTATGATACAGTGAAACACTATTTGGTACTGAATACACCACTTGAGGACAATATCACGACTCATGGTTTATCAAG TTTATGTTCTGGACTGGTAGCTTCTATTCTGGGAACACCTGCTGATGTCATCAAAAGCCGAATAATGAATCAACCACGAGATAAACAAGGAAG ggGACTTTTGTATAAATCATCAACTGACTGCTTGATTCAGGCTGTTCAAGGAGAAGGATTCATGAGTCTATATAAAGGCTTTTTACCGTCTTGGCTGAGAATG ACCCCTTGGTCACTGGTGTTCTGGCTTACTTATGAAAAAATCAGAGAGATGAGTGGAGTCAGTCCATTTTAA